One window of the Aquila chrysaetos chrysaetos chromosome 8, bAquChr1.4, whole genome shotgun sequence genome contains the following:
- the ETS1 gene encoding protein C-ets-1 isoform X2, with amino-acid sequence MKAAVDLTIIKTEKVDIELFPSPDMECADVPLLTPSSKEMMSQALKATFSGFAKEQQRLGIPKDPQQWTETHVRDWVMWAVNEFSLKGVDFQKFCMNGAALCALGKECFLELAPDFVGDILWEHLEILQKEEVKPYPANGVNTTYPESRYTSDYFISYGIEHAQCVPPSEFSEPSFITESYQTLHPISSEELLSLKYENDYPSVILRDPVQTDSLQTDYFTIKQEVVTPDNMCMGRASRGKLGGQDSFESIESYDSCDRLTQSWSSQSSFQSLQRVPSYDSFDSEDYPAALPNHKPKGTFKDYVRDRADMNKDKPVIPAAALAGYTGSGPIQLWQFLLELLTDKSCQSFISWTGDGWEFKLSDPDEVARRWGKRKNKPKMNYEKLSRGLRYYYDKNIIHKTAGKRYVYRFVCDLQSLLGYTPEELHAMLDVKPDADE; translated from the exons ATATGGAATGTGCAGATGTGCCTTTATTAACtcccagcagcaaagaaatgatGTCTCAGGCATTGAAAGCCACCTTCAGTGGCTTTGCAAAAGAGCAACAGCGGCTGGGAATCCCCAAAG ATCCCCAGCAGTGGACGGAGACACACGTGCGGGACTGGGTGATGTGGGCGGTGAACGAATTTAGCCTGAAGGGAGTGGATTTCCAGAAGTTTTGCATGAACGGAGCTGCCCTCTGCGCCCTGGGCAAGGAGTGCTTCCTGGAGCTAGCGCCTGACTTTGTGGGAGATATCCTTTGGGAACATCTGGAGATCTTGCAGAAAG aAGAGGTAAAACCGTACCCAGCAAATGGAGTGAATACAACATATCCAGAATCCCGCTATACTTCAGACTACTTCATTA GTTACGGCATCGAGCATGCGCAGTGCGTGCCTCCCTCCGAGTTCTCCGAGCCCAGCTTCATCACAGAGTCCTACCAGACCCTCCATCCCATCAGCTCGGAAGAGCTCCTGTCCCTCAAGTACGAGAACGACTATCCCTCGGTCATCCTGCGTGACCCAGTGCAGACGGACTCCCTGCAGACAGACTACTTCACGATCAAGCAAGAAGTGGTAACGCCAGACAACATGTGCATGGGACGTGCCAGTCGAG GTAAACTTGGAGGCCAGGACTCCTTCGAGAGCATAGAGAGCTACGATAGCTGCGACCGCCTGACGCAGTCCTGGAGCAGCCAGTCCTCCTTCCAGAGCCTGCAGCGTGTCCCCTCCTACGACAGCTTTGACTCGGAGGACTACCCCGCCGCCCTGCCCAACCACAAGCCCAAGGGCACCTTCAAGGACTATGTTCGAGATCGGGCTGATATGAACAAGGACAAGCCTGtcattcctgctgctgccctcgcTGGCTACACAG GCAGTGGACCCATCCAACTGTGGCAATTCCTGCTGGAACTGCTCACTGACAAGTCCTGTCAGTCCTTCATCAGCTGGACAGGCGATGGCTGGGAATTCAAACTTTCTGACCCAGATGAG GTGGCGAGGCGATGgggcaagaggaaaaacaaacccaagatGAACTACGAGAAGCTGAGCCGTGGCTTGCGCTACTACTACGACAAGAACATCATCCACAAGACGGCCGGGAAACGCTACGTCTACCGTTTTGTCTGCGACCTGCAGAGCCTGCTGGGCTACACGCCCGAGGAGCTCCATGCTATGCTGGACGTCAAGCCGGATGCCGATGAGTGA
- the ETS1 gene encoding protein C-ets-1 isoform X3, giving the protein MECADVPLLTPSSKEMMSQALKATFSGFAKEQQRLGIPKDPQQWTETHVRDWVMWAVNEFSLKGVDFQKFCMNGAALCALGKECFLELAPDFVGDILWEHLEILQKEEVKPYPANGVNTTYPESRYTSDYFISYGIEHAQCVPPSEFSEPSFITESYQTLHPISSEELLSLKYENDYPSVILRDPVQTDSLQTDYFTIKQEVVTPDNMCMGRASRGKLGGQDSFESIESYDSCDRLTQSWSSQSSFQSLQRVPSYDSFDSEDYPAALPNHKPKGTFKDYVRDRADMNKDKPVIPAAALAGYTGSGPIQLWQFLLELLTDKSCQSFISWTGDGWEFKLSDPDEVARRWGKRKNKPKMNYEKLSRGLRYYYDKNIIHKTAGKRYVYRFVCDLQSLLGYTPEELHAMLDVKPDADE; this is encoded by the exons ATGGAATGTGCAGATGTGCCTTTATTAACtcccagcagcaaagaaatgatGTCTCAGGCATTGAAAGCCACCTTCAGTGGCTTTGCAAAAGAGCAACAGCGGCTGGGAATCCCCAAAG ATCCCCAGCAGTGGACGGAGACACACGTGCGGGACTGGGTGATGTGGGCGGTGAACGAATTTAGCCTGAAGGGAGTGGATTTCCAGAAGTTTTGCATGAACGGAGCTGCCCTCTGCGCCCTGGGCAAGGAGTGCTTCCTGGAGCTAGCGCCTGACTTTGTGGGAGATATCCTTTGGGAACATCTGGAGATCTTGCAGAAAG aAGAGGTAAAACCGTACCCAGCAAATGGAGTGAATACAACATATCCAGAATCCCGCTATACTTCAGACTACTTCATTA GTTACGGCATCGAGCATGCGCAGTGCGTGCCTCCCTCCGAGTTCTCCGAGCCCAGCTTCATCACAGAGTCCTACCAGACCCTCCATCCCATCAGCTCGGAAGAGCTCCTGTCCCTCAAGTACGAGAACGACTATCCCTCGGTCATCCTGCGTGACCCAGTGCAGACGGACTCCCTGCAGACAGACTACTTCACGATCAAGCAAGAAGTGGTAACGCCAGACAACATGTGCATGGGACGTGCCAGTCGAG GTAAACTTGGAGGCCAGGACTCCTTCGAGAGCATAGAGAGCTACGATAGCTGCGACCGCCTGACGCAGTCCTGGAGCAGCCAGTCCTCCTTCCAGAGCCTGCAGCGTGTCCCCTCCTACGACAGCTTTGACTCGGAGGACTACCCCGCCGCCCTGCCCAACCACAAGCCCAAGGGCACCTTCAAGGACTATGTTCGAGATCGGGCTGATATGAACAAGGACAAGCCTGtcattcctgctgctgccctcgcTGGCTACACAG GCAGTGGACCCATCCAACTGTGGCAATTCCTGCTGGAACTGCTCACTGACAAGTCCTGTCAGTCCTTCATCAGCTGGACAGGCGATGGCTGGGAATTCAAACTTTCTGACCCAGATGAG GTGGCGAGGCGATGgggcaagaggaaaaacaaacccaagatGAACTACGAGAAGCTGAGCCGTGGCTTGCGCTACTACTACGACAAGAACATCATCCACAAGACGGCCGGGAAACGCTACGTCTACCGTTTTGTCTGCGACCTGCAGAGCCTGCTGGGCTACACGCCCGAGGAGCTCCATGCTATGCTGGACGTCAAGCCGGATGCCGATGAGTGA